In bacterium HR11, the DNA window GCGAGCGGCTCGATAGTAGGCCGGGAGGCGCTCGTGGGGAATGGCCCCGTGGAAGGTCACGTGCGCTTCGAGCCCCAGGTCTCGGGCCGACGCCCGAAGGGCGTCCCGCAGGGGACCATCGCCGACGACGTGGAGGTGCACGTCTGGGCGATGACGGACCACGATCGCCACGGCCCGCAGGGCCGTCGCCGGGTCTTTCACGGGGACGAGGGAGGCGACTTGCAAGAGATGGATGCCCTCTTCAGTCCATGGGGCCGGCCCCGCCGACTCGGCGTAGGGGTGGAACCGCTGGGTATCCACGCCCAGGGGAAGCCGCAAGAGTCGCTCCGGCGACACCCAGGCCTCAGCTTGCCGGTACACGGCCTGAGCCCCGACGGTTACCCGGGTCGCGCCCCGGAGGGCCGCACGCACGAGCCACCGATTCAGGCGGCTGAGCTGGCCGCCGTAACCGATGTCGGGCAGGGCGACCAGCTCCCCGCCCATGACGGACACGACGGTCGGAATTCCCAGGCGACGGCCGACGGCGACGGCCAGGAAGCCCGGCTCGTCGGCCCAGAGTGCATGAAGGACGTCCGGGGTCCATCGGCGGACTTGCTGGAGGATGAAGGCCCAGGCCCGCTGGAGGAATACCAGCCGTCGGAAGCCCGTCCGCCGGGCACCGCCCAGGGCATCGACGACGGCCCCGTCCAGGAGGTATCGGTCCCGGCGGTAGGGGTACCGCAGGGCAAAGACGTGGACTTCATGCGACCGGGCCATCGCCCGGACGAGGTCCCGGACGACCGGGATGCACCAGTCGGCTTCATGACCGCTGAAGCCCGGCGTGATAAAGGCGATGCGCACGCGCCGAACGCCTCCGGTCTTCAGTTTGTCATCCCCGAGGGGATTCCGTCAAAATGAATGCGGCGTGGGACGTGGCTCTAAGCCACGGGAGAGATAAGGAATCCGGGATGGACGTCCCGGCCCCGCTCTTGCGAGCGGGGTCGCGGCCGTCCGGCGATGGGAGGTGCCGGCTTGAACGGATGGGACGTCATCGTCGTCGGGGGCGGTCCGGCGGGCCTCCATACGGCGGAACGCTTGGCCGAGGCGGGCTTTGCGGTCCTGGTGTTGGACAATCGCCCGTCCATCGGGGCCGGTAAGGTCTGCACGGGCATCGTGGGCGCCGAAGCCTTCCAGCGCTGGGACCTGCCGCGAGAGACCGTCCTCACGGAGGTCCAGACCGTCCGGTTCGTCGGTCCTAACGACACGGGCTTCCTGTATCGTCATCCGACCGTCCTGGCCTATGCCGTCCGCCGAGACCGCCTGGACGAGGCCCTGGCCCGGCGGGCCGCCGCTCGGGGCGTCGTCGTCCTGCCGGGTCATTGGGTCCAGACCCTCCACGTCGGGCCGGCGGGGGTCACCCTCGAAGGCTCCCAGGGGCCTGACCGGGCGCCCTTTCGGGAACAGGCCCGCCTCCTGGTCCTGGCGACCGGCGTCAACTTTCGGTTCCACCGGCGGTTGGGCCTGGGGCGGCCCCTGGACTTTCTGCGGGCGGCCCAGGCGCACGTGCCCGTCGTTCGACCCCTGGACTGTACGACCTGCTACATCGGCCGGACCGTGGCACCGGGTGCCTTCGCCTGGGCCGTCCCCATCTATTCCGATACGGTCCGGGCCGGCCTGATGGCCGAAGCCCCTATCAAGCCCCTGTTTCGGAATTTCCTGACGCGATACGGCGCCACGTGGGATCTCGATCCCCGTCGCCAGGTTCCCGTGGACTACAAGCCCATCGCCCAGGGCTGGCAGGGCCCGATGACGGCGGACCGGGTCGTGGCCGTGGGGGAAGCGGCCGGCCAGGTCAAGACGACGACGGGCGGCGGCATTTACTACGGCATGATCGGGGCGGAGGTGGCCGCCGAGGTCATTGCCGAATGCCTCCGTCGGGACGCCCTCCGCCGGACCGACCTGGCCCTTTACGAACGACGCGTCCGGCAGGTCTTGGGTCCGGAGATTCAGGCCGGCTATGCCCTCCGCAAGATGTTCGCCCGCCTGAGTGACGGCCAGATCGAGCGGCTTCTCCAGTTCGTCCAGCGAGACGGCATCCTGGGCGTCGTCCAGGCCCGGGCCCACTTCGACTGGCATCTGAATCTGCTGAAGTCGGTCCTGCAATTCGCCTGGGTCCGGCGTCTCCTCGGTCTGGCCGGGTAGTCCGGGGCTGGCGTCTTTTGGGTCTGGGGACTGGTGAGCGGCGTCCAGAACACGTTGACCCGGGGCCTGGTATCGGGTCCCCGGAACTTTTTCATCTTGCATCTTGTATCCTGCATCTTGTATCCTGCATGGGGTATCCCCGCATCTTGGAGGTCTGTCGATGCGTCGATGGCGATGGTGGCTCCTGGGGAGCGGTCTCCTCCTGGCGGGGGCCGTCGTAGGCTTTCAGTTGTGGGCCCGCTACACGAAGGCCCAGCCGCCGTACCGGTATTTTAAGATTTTCACGGAAGTCCTCTATCTAATCGACCAGAAGTACGTGGAGCCCCCGGACTACGGAGCGGTCCGATGGGGCGCCCTCGTCGGGATGGCCAAGGCCCTGGGTCAGAACACGTCCGTCCTGACGCCCGAGGTCCGAGACTTCTGGGTCCATCACAACGCCCCCGAGGGCGACGTGGGCCTCCGCCTGATCGATGACCGACGGTCGTCCTTCCTGATCCTGGCCGTATGGCCCGGCAGTCCGGCGGCCGAGGCCGGCTTGGCCCCCGGGGACGCCATTTACGCCATCGACGACGCCCCGGCCGTCCGGATGACGGCCGTCGAGGCGTACTATCGTCTCCGGGGGGCGCCCGGAAGCCGGGTCCGCTTGGCCGTCTGGCGACGACGGGCCGATAAACCCGAGTACGTCGACCTCGTCCGCCAGGTCCTGCCGCCGGTCGTGTTCCAGGCCGAGTATGACGCCGACCGGCGGGT includes these proteins:
- the bshA_4 gene encoding N-acetyl-alpha-D-glucosaminyl L-malate synthase, giving the protein MRIAFITPGFSGHEADWCIPVVRDLVRAMARSHEVHVFALRYPYRRDRYLLDGAVVDALGGARRTGFRRLVFLQRAWAFILQQVRRWTPDVLHALWADEPGFLAVAVGRRLGIPTVVSVMGGELVALPDIGYGGQLSRLNRWLVRAALRGATRVTVGAQAVYRQAEAWVSPERLLRLPLGVDTQRFHPYAESAGPAPWTEEGIHLLQVASLVPVKDPATALRAVAIVVRHRPDVHLHVVGDGPLRDALRASARDLGLEAHVTFHGAIPHERLPAYYRAARLCVLSSRYESQSMVTLEAAACARTTVGTAVGLIPDLEPATRAVPVGDPEALADALTAVLQEPGTLESMGRACLQAVASGYTLTHTVAHLTTLYEELR
- the ctpB gene encoding Carboxy-terminal processing protease CtpB, with protein sequence MRRWRWWLLGSGLLLAGAVVGFQLWARYTKAQPPYRYFKIFTEVLYLIDQKYVEPPDYGAVRWGALVGMAKALGQNTSVLTPEVRDFWVHHNAPEGDVGLRLIDDRRSSFLILAVWPGSPAAEAGLAPGDAIYAIDDAPAVRMTAVEAYYRLRGAPGSRVRLAVWRRRADKPEYVDLVRQVLPPVVFQAEYDADRRVGYLRLYEVGEVGDQAIRDRLRMWQARGLDGLVLDLRGCTELQPAVAWRLANLFLAEGKGGQFQGSQRAYDRSYSFQREAVVYTGPLVVIQDRSTGWACEVLSAILQDSQRAVAVGERSRGTAAWYDTVPVNAEVFLWLPVARYRRVQGAWLGPDGLPPTIAYQQEGWDAETGFISGTAVVQFAREQLQKLPSRKAA
- a CDS encoding Putative thiazole biosynthetic enzyme; protein product: MNGWDVIVVGGGPAGLHTAERLAEAGFAVLVLDNRPSIGAGKVCTGIVGAEAFQRWDLPRETVLTEVQTVRFVGPNDTGFLYRHPTVLAYAVRRDRLDEALARRAAARGVVVLPGHWVQTLHVGPAGVTLEGSQGPDRAPFREQARLLVLATGVNFRFHRRLGLGRPLDFLRAAQAHVPVVRPLDCTTCYIGRTVAPGAFAWAVPIYSDTVRAGLMAEAPIKPLFRNFLTRYGATWDLDPRRQVPVDYKPIAQGWQGPMTADRVVAVGEAAGQVKTTTGGGIYYGMIGAEVAAEVIAECLRRDALRRTDLALYERRVRQVLGPEIQAGYALRKMFARLSDGQIERLLQFVQRDGILGVVQARAHFDWHLNLLKSVLQFAWVRRLLGLAG